The Sparus aurata chromosome 10, fSpaAur1.1, whole genome shotgun sequence genome includes the window GCAAAGTTTACTTCTTCTGCGAGAGTGGCGCCCGATGTAGCACAAAAGGCCGCTGACAGCTTCCTTTGTTCAGCCTGTCAACACCTGCGTGAGGACTTGTGACTGGCTGCGGGCCACTTGCGGACGTCTCATTTCCTGGGCACCTCTTCTTGGTTCTCTGAAGCCACCGAAGAGAATGCTGGGAAGAGACGATTGAACTGACAGCGATGAAAGGACGacgacttaaaaaaaaaacaaactggaaagACAAcgaaggcttttattttgaaggcggATTTTTATTTAACTGACATTTATGACAGGTCatgatgattttatttaatttttttttttaaaccctgtgGCACTAGGATGCATGTCTTTCATCTGTTCTTTGAAATGGGTGGACAAGACCACACTTTCAGTCTCTGCTTTGACAGTTTTGGCCAAGATGTCGCTGACGTAAAGATGCAGAGGAAAGAACAGGGTCATGGAAATGATCTGTGCGCTTTCCATAGTCCCAGTTGTAAAATCAGACCCCTGAACACATCAGTTGTTCcttcattttctacattttaataGGTCAGCGGCATCCAGCACCTGCATAATGAGTAACTGGAAAAAACAGACCCTAGCAGAATCTGCAGGGTCAACAAAATCCTCCTTTCAAGCACCAAAAAAACCTGGATCCAACCTGTCCTGTCCTATCCTGAATTATTTGCATCtatgtggaaaaacacacacacacacacacacacacacacacacacacacacacacacacacacactcggccaTGACTTGCAGGGTCTGTCTGTGTCCGAACACTGGGAACGCTGTGTTCCCATGTGGAGCCTCGGTGTGGAATGCGCGGCCATGCACCTGCATTCCaatcgggggggggggctgggtGAATCTTCTTAAAAGTCTCCCCGGCGTCCAGCCGTGACTTTGCATGTTGAGCAGCCTCGTCAGTGGATGCTTTTAATGTGCGTTCAGCTCTGAGCCCGTGACTCGGTTCACATTGGCGAGGCCATAAAAGGTGCCCAAGTACTGAAGTTGGACTGATTATTACAGGCATTTTTATGTGCAGTATTGCATAACAGGCTCTCATGATGGTGATTTCTGTCTGAAGGTTTGCAGACGAGGATTTAGTGGTACACCCCGAGGCCAGCAttaatgtgtcatttttgtGTTCTCAGACCAAAACGAAGCTAGAAATGTtgccttattttatttattttttttgctgactGATGTGCcactaggtttttttttttttttttttttttaatcgtttcaatttttaacattttgtactCGTGGTGTATCTTTTCAATTACAAAAACGCTGCAGCCCTGATCTCAGAAAAAGGGGTTTAAGGCTGCTTTAAGGCGTATTTTATCAATGTACTGTTTTTATGTCACTGTACATATTTAATTAATATGTATTTTATGGAATATTAAAACTTTTTATACAAGACTTTGCTCTTTTGCACATGTTCTGTCTCTTCCAAGAGGAAAAATATTTAACCATCTTTAACTTCTGCAGCTTTGACCCCCGATGAATGATTCTCCTCTATTTTAAACTGTTATATTTGGCCTgaagaaaaaagtttttggcgtgtgcgtgtgtgtgtgtgagcaggatGAATGTTTCGGGGGTGGCAGTGCAAGACATTCAGAGAGGTCCTGGGATGTTTAATCTCAGTCATGTGACGCCCTTCCCAGGGTTATTCCTCCAGTGTTTTCACATGTGACCACCTTTGAGCTGTAGTGGCGATGCAGATGCAGCTCAATCTGAACGGCATTGCAACAAACGGGGATGTACGGTGCTGCAACAACAGCtctcttttgacattttgttcctACAGGTTAGATAAACACACTCCGATGTCATTGCACTTGCGGCTATACGGGACATTAAACACACCACAGCACaaagaaatgataaaaataaaacataaatctcCTCAATACAGATTTCACACATTTGAACCGatttgctttctctttttttcctcccaaaaaGTCAGCAAAAGTGTCTCATCTTCGAGTAGATCACGTATATCATACACCAACAAATCGCAGTCACTCCTCTCCTGAAGAGTTGGGCCCTGTTGGACTGCGGGCCGACCCGGAGGACTCCCGGCGTCGCTGTAACTCCAGCAGGGACTGTACGTGGAGACGCCTCAGAggcttcacctcctccaccactggAAAGAGAAGGGGAAGCGATCAAAAAACGTTTGCAGATGCCTTTTAATATTCAAGCGCAGCCAAGTGTGGAGCTGAAAGCAAGACACGTCTGATCCCTTTTTGTAATGAGGCTAAACGGCACCACCTGCTGGCCTTCACAAAAACAGCAGATAATCTGTTGCACAAATTCGTGCTGAGCATCGGTCTGTGACAGCATGAaagtaaaaatggaaaaaaaagacaaaaacaaatgcccCCTGCTGCACTCCAACATTTCCTACCTTTGTCGTAGTGCAGCTCGTCCCGGTTCCCGTAGACCACATACATCTCCAGGAAGTTGAGGAGGGCGCCTGTGACGAGGAAGCGGTCAGGGAGGGGAAGGCTTTTGATGTAACGCGTGTCCAGGGCAAAGGGGTTGGAAGGAGAGGGAACGGTGCACAGGCACACCAGCTCGCTGACGACGTCCCACACGCGAATACCTGGAAAAATAATCATCGGTGCCGGGACGGAAAAATTGCTAAATCGTAATAAACATTTGTACGAGTCCATATAACTAAAGCACCTCCGGCTTTTTCCACAACCCTAATCCCCACCACACAGTAGTCTCTAAGACGGTTAAAGCCGAGCATCTGTGTCTGATTTAGCTCATGGAAAATGGTGCAATTATTGAATCTGTGCAGTGAAACAATAACTCTCTCCTGTTTGGATTCCTCACATTGTTTCCATACCTCGCGTCTGCCAGTCCGAGATGGACTTGAGCTTCATGGGCGTGTCCTTGACCATCGAATCGGTGCCGCCGATGTTGACCAGCCGCTCGTGGTTGGAGCGGATCCAGGCGTGGGGCCGCCCGTACTTGACGTAGCCGGCCAGTAGGAACAGAGTGCAGTTcacctcctgttttttttttgggaggggggggggacaaagTTGAGGCTGTAGGACGGAGCAGGCGATATAATGCTGGAGTTCAAAGTGTCTGCATGGAGCACTTACGGGCACTGCTATCTCTCTTTCGCTGGGAGAGGCTGGGAGGAGGTGCTCCTCAGTGCTGGGGTCCCTGAGGACACAAGACAGAAGTCGATCAATGGGGATTGTGTCTTTAGTctgcacgcacaaacacacacatctgcacctGGGAGCAGTTGTTTAAAGCCTCATGAGGACTATTTCCTGAAAGGTCCCATACTGTAGATATTTCCATGTCTTCTCGATCACAAATCGATTCTGTACAAACACTGtttaagaatgaaaaaaacactccaCAGAGAAACGAGGTCACATGGCCATAGTTGCAAATACACCAACAGAGCCAATGCAGAAACACAGTGGGTGGTGCTTTCTCAGGCCTGCCACAGCTGACCTATCAGAGCAGGGACTGGGCCTTttgggagagggggggggggcttaaagagacaggcgctGAAACGGAGCATTCATACAGAGGGTGATGAATGAATAGAAGTGCCgcatgagaaaaataatgtgtattTTGAACAATAAAgcatacaaacataaaaaaatatatatctgagATTTGACATCCCTAAACAAACATCATataaaactgagaaaatgtGCAAATCCTCTCAtttgaggagctgctgtcacGTAAATACACTGCGCTTTTCTTTGTGAAAAGAAACGACTATTAATGAAAACCTGTTTTGTTTCTGCACCGCACCGACAGGAAGTGGCGCACCGATGGACGTCAATCGAGATGCTCCCTCATAAAGCTGCCGCCCAGCTTCAGATCACAAATATCAGCAGCTCCCCCCTGATACTCAACACAAACGCATGTACCAATCACCTGGCAGTCTGCGGCTGTGTCTTGTGTGTCTGCGACTGGTGGTCTCGTGGACACGGCGGACGCTCCCCGGGCAGGGGCGAGCTGCCACCGCTGTCCACGCTGGGGGCGCTGCTGCTGGGGGAGACATCGCTGCTGttacagctgctgctggaggagtaggaggaggccCTGGAGACCAGGAACCCCGGGGAACGCCACCCCTGCAGAACAGGGacacaggaggagggggaacagggtttttcttttcctggatTGACTGCTGCTGATGATACGATTATAAATACACAAGGAAAGGTGCAGATCAGCgtcatttatgtattttctgcCACTTGTTTTACTGAAAATGCGCGGTATTGAACAAAATGCACAGCAGAAACTTACCAGGTCCTCATTAACGACTGTCAGCAGCAACTCCTCCTTCCCTCTTAGCCAAGGCTGGAAGTATTTAAAGCCCTGCAACAGAAATGAGATTATTTTCAAGGAGTAGTTGTTCACCATGTTTCCTGCATGTGTACTCACTGACCTGCAATGATCCAAGAAGAGCCAGGTCGTTAAGAAAGTGCTGCAGCTTCCGCTTCtgatccctctctcttttctgaaAAAAGAGGGGATATATTTGTGAGAATTACAAGATATAAATTAGCACTAAAGGCTTGATATTGCTCAGTCCTGACCTAAAATTCCTCCAGCACCTTAGGGATCCCCATCAAGCCCCATCCCTGTAGTATCCTAGCAACACATGCAGCGCCCGATGGCAGCATCCTGCATCTCTATCCACATTAATGTGTTAACGTTGAAGGATGCATACATAGAAAATAAGGCACAAATGGTGTTAAAAGACGTACAGCACGCAAGAAAACATCGTCTCTGCATCCCGATCGTAAATCATCAGCTGAGACAAGAGGCTCACATCATGAAGGAAACAACTCACGCTGCTCATCTTGAACCAAATCGCAGAAAAACGTCCTCTTCTTCCCGGGCGATCATGACATGCCGAcgctaaaaacaaaacaaaacacagacctTACATTGTGCTGTTTTGACGCTGGTTAGCCGCTGTTGTGAAGCAGACAACCCCAGGTTTTGTTCTCCTCGGGTGTTGCcttgtctgtgtctgctgcatGAAGTCGGTCTGGTGATGATggcactgtgtgtctgtgtggaagCCCCTAGCGGCCATGTTGGTGGTACTACTTTAGACAGCTGAATGAGGCTCTGTCTGAGGCAAAGCAACAACACGTCACCAACAACATAACTTAAAATAACACGTTGATATTAGTGAAAATATCCCTGTGAGAATTTAAAACAATTAGTTTCTACACTTTAGTGCCGAAAGAAAGCTCACAAGAGAGACAGCCCAACACTGAAACACTGGACAAAATTAGCTTGTCCTAGCATAAAGTGTTAGCATGAGTGTTGTAGGCTTAACTGCTCTTTTGATAGCATTACAgactaaacaaataaaatattgtgTGTCAATTAGCAAGCTTTAggcaaattatttttttattattattatttggtaaaaaaacaaaaaccaggcTACCTGTTTTCACCTGCTTTACTCGGTCCTGTAAGAGCTAGCTAAGCTAGGCCCTGGAGAACAGAAAACTTAATTCCTAAACTTATCAAGAAAGTGAATCGCTTCATATGTTTTCAAAAATTAGAACTAttattttaaaagtaaataCATAAGGAATATATCACTAAGCTGTAATAATGTCTCTTTGTCTCAtttgtgacttttgtttttgcccGCAGCTTAGCctaaagctgcaatatgtaatTTAGCATAGTGAATTCATGCTTAGAACTAATTGGGAGCAGCACCGGaataaccactaactgctgatGACTGTAGCTGCcactagctaattagctcagtgGAGCTAGCTGTTCAAATTGGGGGCTCGGAGCAAcggggaagtgttggtgttcatactgttagcacaggagctttgggcCGCGATCGt containing:
- the LOC115589639 gene encoding uncharacterized protein LOC115589639, encoding MSSKRERDQKRKLQHFLNDLALLGSLQGFKYFQPWLRGKEELLLTVVNEDLGWRSPGFLVSRASSYSSSSSCNSSDVSPSSSAPSVDSGGSSPLPGERPPCPRDHQSQTHKTQPQTARDPSTEEHLLPASPSEREIAVPEVNCTLFLLAGYVKYGRPHAWIRSNHERLVNIGGTDSMVKDTPMKLKSISDWQTRGIRVWDVVSELVCLCTVPSPSNPFALDTRYIKSLPLPDRFLVTGALLNFLEMYVVYGNRDELHYDKVVEEVKPLRRLHVQSLLELQRRRESSGSARSPTGPNSSGEE